In Trifolium pratense cultivar HEN17-A07 linkage group LG7, ARS_RC_1.1, whole genome shotgun sequence, a genomic segment contains:
- the LOC123900092 gene encoding uncharacterized protein LOC123900092, producing MMASDEVDPVFVSWEEELICQERGNRVIHFYLRDMSGNLVLAVVGTERSVRHMMYVVPQQFLQAYGSTTITYKWRARREVVDWLNHLVSRNQSQRAGELLDDSGKAVGYMYTDGISANNKKIPDKLISRNLKFQSSDIDWSGTAWLCAKQLKHYSGFDRKGTTIYVHSFVYIMAEEVNPYLGYLEDMYEDKKKQKKVKVRWFHHGQEVKRVIPGLDLREGEVFITSNVQVISAECVNGPATVLTPKHYEKYKADLLHTSSSEIHMCFRQLKNNKLKPFALTKLRGYNNQLILSDLDSPTLSKRKGNCLKFEDGENFTQDDFLRPSSKRNRSSVEYSIAEKGFSGQQNSSINEMSKDEPKYPSLKLKLSRKTMGVKVIEPKPELPFKVNDKVEFLCQDSGIRGCWFRCTILYASQKRLKVRYDDLMDADDVDKLEEWIPASRVAKPCKLGMRSSGRLTVRPRPPEFVKGHPFEVGAAVDAWCGDGWWESVITAVDTSGVGTCQVYSPGEEKYIVVETDDIRISRDWIDNRWVEILGKPDICSFLNSNVGSCAKLSDNSAVVNEPVIGSSATLESEPLPIAKDEAAPKAEQESSGLETLNGGMKRMTLWKPPLHAIHEDEDIKSDGGGSDGGDTDNADDEIKPKDRNSGSSSDGDDDDGTDNDGDDADNTGEEDSEENLVMEERFGCSEPKLDAAEAIQVT from the exons ATGATGGCTAGTGATGAGGTTGATCCTGTTTTTGTGTCATGGGAAGAGGAATTGATATGTCAAGAGCGTGGGAACCGAGTGATTCATTTTTACTTGAGAGATATGTCTGGGAATTTGGTGCTTGCTGTTGTTGGTACTGAGAGGAGTGTGAGGCACATGATGTATGTTGTTCCTCAACAGTTTTTGCAGGCTTATGGATCCACCACCATTACTTATAAATGGAGGGCAAGGAGGGAGGTTGTTGACTGGCTTAACCATTTGGTTTCGAGGAATCAATCGCAACGTGCTG GTGAACTACTGGATGATTCAGGAAAAGCTGTAGGATACATGTACACAGATGGAATCAGtgctaataataaaaaaataccgGATAAACTG ATTTCTAGGAATCTGAAATTTCAAAGTTCGGATATTGACTGGTCAGGCACTGCTTGGCTTTGTGCTAAACAGCTGAAGCACTACTCAGGGTTTGACAGGAAAGGGACCACAATATAT gTTCATTCATTTGTATATATTATGGCTGAAGAGGTAAATCCCTATCTTGGTTACTTGGAAGATATGTATGAagacaaaaagaaacaaaaaaaggtGAAGGTGCGGTGGTTTCACCATGGTCAGGAAGTTAAACGTGTGATTCCTGGGCTTGATCTTCGAGAGGGTGAGGTTTTCATCACTTCTAATGTTCAGGTGATCAGTGCCGAGTGTGTCAATGGTCCTGCAACAGTTCTGACTCCTAAGCACTATGAGAAATACAAAGCTGATTTGCTGCATACCTCTTCATCTGAAATCCATATGTGCTTTAGGCAGCTTAAAAATAATAAGCTTAAACCGTTTGCGCTTACTAAATTGCGCGGGTATAATAACCAGCTTATACTCTCTGATTTGGATAGCCCTACGCTTTCCAAAAGAAAGGGGAACTGTCTGAAATTTGAAGATGGTGAGAACTTCACCCAAGATGATTTTTTGAGGCCCAGCAGTAAGAGGAATAGAAGTTCTGTGGAGTATTCAATAGCTGAAAAGGGTTTTTCTGGTCAGCAAAACTCTTCTATAAATGAGATGTCAAAAGATGAACCGAAATACCCGAGTCTGAAACTAAAACTGTCGAGAAAAACAATGGGTGTTAAGGTTATTGAACCTAAGCCTGAACTGCCTTTTAAGGTCAATGATAAGGTTGAGTTTCTCTGTCAAGATAGTGGCATTAGAGGATGCTGGTTTAGATGTACAATCTTGTATGCATCTCAGAAGCGGCTGAAGGTCCGATATGATGACCTGATGGACGCAGATGACGTGGACAAACTAGAG GAATGGATCCCTGCATCCAGAGTGGCAAAGCCTTGCAAACTCGGTATGCGATCTTCCGGCCGTTTAACAGTACGACCACGCCCTCCTGAATTTGTTAAAGGTCATCCTTTCGAGGTTGGAGCAGCAGTGGATGCCTGGTGTGGTGATGGATGGTGGGAAAGTGTTATAACTGCTGTCGATACTTCTGGAGTTGGAACCTGTCAGGTTTATTCACCTG GTGAAGAGAAGTATATAGTGGTTGAAACGGACGACATTCGGATTTCCCGAGATTGGATCGATAACAGGTGGGTTGAGATATTAGGAAAGCCTGATATTTGCAGCTTTTTGAATTCAAATGTCGGTTCATGTGCCAAGTTGTCAGATAATTCTGCAGTGGTCAATGAACCTGTCATTGGAAGTTCTGCAACATTAGAAAGTGAACCGCTGCCAATTGCCAAAGATGAAGCTGCTCCAAAGGCTGAGCAAGAATCATCTGGTCTGGAAACACTTAATGGCGGTATGAAAAGAATGACTTTATGGAAACCACCGCTCCATGCAATTCACGAAGACGAGGATATCAAGTCCGATGGTGGCGGCAGTGATGGTGGTGATACCGACAATGCTGATGATGAAATCAAGCCCAAAGATCGTAACTCTGGTAGTAGCagtgatggtgatgatgacGATGGCACTGACAATGACGGTGATGATGCTGACAACACCGGAGAGGAAGACAGCGAGGAGAATTTGGTGATGGAGGAAAGATTTGGTTGTTCTGAACCAAAACTCGATGCAGCTGAAGCAATACAGGTTACATGA